The genome window TGTTCGGGTCCAGGGGGGCCCCCAAGGGGGTCGCCAGCAGCCGGGTGCGCTGCTGCGCCGTCACCGCCCGCTGCCGGGCGAGCCGGAGGTTCCCCGCCAACTCCCAGGCGGCCGTCCGGACCCGGTACGCCTCGAGGGTCCGCAGGATGAACGGGGTGGCGATCCCCGCCAGAATGAGGAGCAGGACCACCGCGATGAGAATCTCCATCGCCGTGATGCCCGGGGGAAACGGCCGGCCC of Candidatus Methylomirabilis sp. contains these proteins:
- a CDS encoding GspH/FimT family pseudopilin — translated: GRPFPPGITAMEILIAVVLLLILAGIATPFILRTLEAYRVRTAAWELAGNLRLARQRAVTAQQRTRLLATPLGAPLDPNTYILQREEGGVLAGDWREDGPRLRLPPGVTLAPASAAAVTFTVKGAADPGTIVLANASGEYRVVVNVVGRVTVCRGTC